A region of Flocculibacter collagenilyticus DNA encodes the following proteins:
- the cyoE gene encoding heme o synthase encodes MSEVIATNKSAIHSAASFKDYLEITKPKVVALLVLTALIGMVLARPELPSALSIIFAMSGIGLLSAAAAAINHLVDKNIDAKMARTHNRPVAQGRVQSKQAIIFAFSLAVIGFAVLYLGANPLTAWLTLASLFGYAVVYTMFLKRATPQNIVIGGLAGAMPPLLGWTAVTGALEPHALLLVMIIFTWTPPHFWALAIHRKDDYAKVNMPMLPVTHGIEFTKTAIFLYTLLLLVVCLLPFLVGMTGVIYLVGSFVLNMMFLWHAWQLKFNAKRFTAFNTFKFSIWHLMVLFIVLFVDHFWKINL; translated from the coding sequence ATGTCAGAAGTTATTGCTACAAATAAGTCAGCTATTCATTCAGCTGCTTCCTTTAAAGACTACTTAGAAATTACAAAACCAAAAGTGGTCGCGCTATTAGTATTAACCGCATTGATAGGCATGGTATTAGCACGGCCAGAATTACCAAGTGCTTTATCCATTATTTTTGCAATGTCGGGTATCGGCTTATTATCCGCTGCCGCCGCTGCTATTAATCACTTAGTGGATAAAAATATTGATGCCAAAATGGCGCGTACTCACAATCGCCCTGTGGCACAAGGGCGAGTGCAAAGTAAGCAAGCTATAATCTTTGCGTTTTCTTTAGCTGTTATTGGTTTCGCCGTATTGTATTTAGGTGCAAACCCGTTAACAGCATGGTTAACCTTAGCCAGTTTATTTGGCTATGCGGTGGTGTACACCATGTTTTTAAAACGTGCGACACCGCAAAATATTGTTATTGGCGGGCTAGCCGGTGCAATGCCGCCTTTACTAGGTTGGACAGCTGTAACGGGCGCATTAGAGCCGCATGCGTTGTTACTTGTAATGATTATATTTACATGGACGCCACCGCATTTTTGGGCACTGGCGATTCATCGCAAAGATGACTACGCCAAAGTAAATATGCCCATGTTGCCAGTGACTCATGGTATTGAGTTCACGAAAACCGCTATTTTCTTATACACACTATTGTTACTTGTAGTGTGTTTGTTACCATTCTTAGTTGGCATGACTGGGGTTATTTATTTGGTAGGCAGTTTTGTGCTAAATATGATGTTTTTATGGCATGCTTGGCAGCTTAAGTTTAATGCGAAACGATTTACGGCATTTAACACGTTTAAGTTTTCTATTTGGCATTTAATGGTGTTGTTTATCGTGTTATTTGTTGATCACTTTTGGAAAATAAATCTGTGA
- a CDS encoding SCO family protein produces MKSKLIIGIGALAMVAGVAFSVMTYSGNASYTSVAKVYEEGRQLAEFSLTDQHGQAVNKTNLAGKWTLIFLGYTYCPDVCPATLARLANLYPKLLPLADEPVQVMFVSVDPQRDTSERLKEYVDYFNSDFMAVTNPHKDLFPFVRNLGLVYSMVDDTSQENYAVDHASSVVLIAPDKTIKAIFKPESKLGQLALVNTTLLKQDFEYIVDDY; encoded by the coding sequence GTGAAATCTAAATTAATAATTGGCATAGGCGCGCTGGCGATGGTTGCTGGCGTAGCATTTTCGGTAATGACCTATTCAGGTAATGCCAGCTATACATCGGTTGCAAAAGTGTATGAAGAAGGGCGGCAGCTTGCTGAGTTTTCGTTAACAGATCAACACGGTCAAGCCGTTAATAAGACGAACTTGGCTGGCAAGTGGACGTTAATCTTTTTAGGTTATACATACTGCCCTGATGTGTGCCCAGCCACACTAGCGCGGTTAGCCAATTTATATCCTAAGCTTTTGCCACTGGCTGACGAACCCGTTCAGGTTATGTTTGTATCAGTTGACCCACAACGAGACACTTCAGAACGTTTAAAAGAATACGTAGATTATTTCAATTCTGACTTTATGGCGGTAACTAACCCTCACAAAGACTTGTTTCCGTTTGTAAGAAATTTAGGCTTGGTTTACAGCATGGTAGACGACACAAGCCAAGAAAACTATGCGGTTGATCACGCCTCTTCGGTTGTATTAATTGCACCTGATAAAACGATAAAGGCAATTTTTAAACCTGAATCTAAATTAGGGCAGCTGGCACTGGTTAATACGACGCTGTTGAAGCAGGATTTTGAGTATATAGTCGATGACTATTGA
- a CDS encoding STAS domain-containing protein → MYVLPNQMIINDIESIHTSLTEWLNQNEQVEFDAKQVQQCDTANLQLLCVIQNDLVKSGKSIQWHGQSDALITAAKMLGVAEFLKL, encoded by the coding sequence ATGTACGTTTTACCTAATCAAATGATTATAAATGACATTGAGTCAATACATACCAGTTTGACTGAATGGCTTAACCAGAACGAGCAAGTTGAATTTGACGCTAAGCAAGTGCAGCAATGCGATACGGCAAATTTACAGCTGCTATGTGTGATACAGAACGATTTGGTAAAAAGTGGTAAAAGCATTCAATGGCATGGTCAAAGTGATGCGCTTATTACAGCGGCAAAAATGTTAGGAGTGGCAGAGTTTCTTAAACTGTAG
- a CDS encoding response regulator encodes MKRVLAVDDSASMRQMVGFTLQKAGYDVTQASDGVEALEIAKNSEFDAIISDVNMPNMDGITLIKHLRELPQFKFTPILMLTTESGGDKKTEGKAAGATGWIVKPFNPDQLLAVVAKVIR; translated from the coding sequence ATGAAAAGAGTCTTAGCGGTTGATGATTCAGCTTCAATGCGTCAAATGGTTGGTTTTACCTTGCAAAAAGCAGGTTATGACGTGACCCAAGCGAGTGATGGTGTTGAAGCGCTAGAGATTGCGAAAAATAGTGAATTTGATGCAATTATTTCTGATGTGAATATGCCGAACATGGACGGCATTACGCTGATAAAGCACTTAAGAGAGCTACCTCAGTTTAAATTTACTCCAATTTTAATGTTAACCACAGAGTCGGGTGGCGATAAAAAAACTGAAGGTAAGGCGGCGGGGGCAACTGGGTGGATAGTAAAACCTTTTAATCCTGATCAATTACTTGCAGTAGTCGCAAAAGTGATTCGCTAA
- a CDS encoding chemotaxis protein CheA: MSIDLSQFYQVFFEESFEGLDIMESELLSLSPGEVDSETINTIFRAAHSIKGGGGTFGFNVVTEFTHGVETLLDQIRDGQRELTQYHIDLLLQSVDCLRDLLTALQDEQEVDEANTQDVQQKIEAVLNDEEPGTATAPANEAAPSAPPEIEPDKKETNEEELGYGFFDESYEQDEDAPQGEVRTTKFWEISFIPEPHLFKTGNEPLFIFRELADLAELSVTADTSKLLPLKEHVIDDCMLSWKLTLTGDVTEEQINEVFEWVEDDAEIKLELIAEFEDEDTEVNEEDKPVEAAAAQKSESTLTPSPTTEADAPKTVQTAQAKTSDVPSSPPAKATPAKASSGGKAKKPKESKSSESTSIRVGIDKVDSLINIVGELVITQAMLSQVGEGEFDEHKQLTLQEGLAQLAHNTRDLQESVMRIRMLPISFVFSRFPRVVRDTANKLGKKVELKLIGEQTELDKTVMEKISDPMVHLVRNSLDHGLETPEERAAVGKGETGTVILNAFHQGGNIVIEIKDDGKGLNTEKIKSKAIENGLISQSDDLTDDEIHLLIFQPGFSTADQVSDISGRGVGMDVVRRNIESLNGSIEVMSEANKGSTFTIRLPLTLAILDGQLVKVSTNTYIIPLISIIESLQVDLSQVNKVGGGLEVLRLRDEYIPIIKLYKLFHHDGAVEKLEDGLLVIVEADNEKVGLLVDDLLGQQQVVIKSLEANYGKVPGISGATILGDGRVSLIVDIAGLIQLARLKKPGHQGLDFERPVDEAV; this comes from the coding sequence ATGAGCATAGATCTAAGTCAATTTTATCAAGTTTTCTTTGAAGAAAGTTTCGAAGGCTTAGATATTATGGAGTCAGAGTTACTTAGTCTTTCGCCCGGTGAAGTTGACTCAGAAACCATTAACACGATTTTTCGCGCAGCTCACTCTATTAAAGGGGGCGGCGGGACGTTCGGGTTTAATGTTGTCACAGAGTTTACCCACGGTGTAGAAACTTTATTAGATCAAATACGTGACGGACAACGTGAGTTAACACAATATCATATTGACTTGTTGCTGCAATCAGTAGACTGCCTTCGAGATTTATTAACAGCGCTGCAAGATGAGCAAGAAGTCGATGAGGCGAACACTCAGGACGTTCAACAGAAAATAGAAGCGGTGCTCAATGATGAAGAGCCTGGTACTGCGACAGCACCAGCGAATGAAGCTGCACCATCAGCCCCGCCGGAAATCGAACCAGATAAAAAAGAAACGAATGAAGAAGAATTAGGTTATGGCTTTTTTGATGAAAGCTATGAACAAGATGAAGACGCTCCACAAGGGGAAGTTCGTACTACAAAATTCTGGGAAATTAGTTTTATACCTGAACCTCATTTATTTAAAACAGGCAATGAACCACTCTTTATTTTTCGTGAATTAGCTGATTTAGCTGAATTAAGTGTTACCGCTGATACCTCAAAACTTTTGCCATTAAAAGAGCATGTAATTGACGACTGTATGTTGAGTTGGAAATTAACATTAACGGGGGATGTGACTGAAGAGCAGATTAATGAGGTCTTTGAATGGGTAGAAGATGATGCGGAGATTAAATTAGAGCTTATTGCTGAATTTGAAGATGAAGATACAGAGGTCAATGAAGAAGATAAGCCCGTAGAAGCCGCGGCAGCGCAAAAAAGTGAGTCTACTCTTACCCCGTCACCAACGACAGAGGCTGATGCACCAAAGACTGTGCAAACTGCACAAGCGAAAACCAGTGATGTACCTTCAAGCCCTCCTGCAAAAGCAACGCCAGCAAAAGCGTCATCTGGCGGCAAGGCTAAAAAGCCAAAAGAGTCGAAGTCGTCTGAGTCCACATCAATCCGTGTTGGTATCGACAAAGTTGACTCACTGATTAACATTGTTGGCGAATTAGTGATCACGCAAGCGATGTTATCGCAAGTGGGTGAAGGTGAGTTTGACGAACATAAGCAGTTAACGTTGCAAGAAGGGCTAGCACAGCTGGCGCACAATACCCGCGACTTGCAAGAAAGTGTTATGCGAATACGCATGTTACCGATAAGTTTTGTATTTAGTCGCTTTCCACGCGTTGTCAGAGATACCGCCAATAAGCTAGGTAAAAAGGTGGAATTAAAGCTCATTGGTGAGCAAACCGAGCTAGACAAAACAGTGATGGAAAAAATCTCTGATCCTATGGTGCATTTAGTGCGCAATTCTTTGGATCATGGATTAGAAACACCCGAAGAGCGTGCTGCTGTAGGAAAAGGTGAAACGGGAACGGTTATTCTGAATGCCTTTCATCAAGGCGGTAACATTGTTATCGAGATTAAGGACGACGGTAAAGGGCTGAATACCGAAAAAATTAAAAGTAAAGCGATTGAAAATGGCCTTATCAGTCAAAGTGATGACCTAACCGATGATGAAATTCATCTCCTTATTTTCCAGCCCGGCTTTTCTACCGCTGATCAGGTGAGTGATATTTCAGGCCGTGGTGTAGGGATGGATGTAGTACGTCGTAATATTGAGTCTTTAAACGGCTCCATTGAGGTGATGTCAGAAGCCAACAAAGGCTCAACGTTTACTATACGTTTACCACTTACCCTTGCCATTTTAGACGGGCAGCTAGTGAAAGTGAGCACTAACACATACATCATTCCGTTAATCAGCATTATCGAATCCCTACAAGTTGATTTATCACAGGTAAATAAAGTAGGCGGTGGGCTGGAAGTGCTGAGACTGCGTGATGAATACATTCCCATTATCAAACTGTATAAGTTATTTCATCATGACGGCGCTGTAGAGAAATTAGAAGATGGTTTGTTAGTGATTGTTGAAGCCGATAATGAAAAGGTCGGGTTATTAGTTGATGACCTGTTAGGGCAACAACAGGTTGTTATTAAAAGCCTAGAAGCAAATTATGGCAAAGTTCCTGGTATCTCAGGCGCCACGATTTTAGGTGATGGCAGAGTTTCATTAATTGTTGATATTGCAGGACTTATACAGTTGGCACGGTTGAAAAAGCCAGGGCATCAAGGATTAGACTTTGAGCGACCTGTTGATGAAGCGGTTTAG
- a CDS encoding chemotaxis protein CheW, whose product MSDTIETINNQINDTDINADDNVQQYLTFMMEEEEYGVDILSVQEIRGWEEVTVIPNAPAFVKGVINLRGTIVPLIDLRARFSLATKPYTALTVVVVIKVEFELDNKIMGIVVDAVSDVYSIDDASISQAPSSGDNANHRYIKGLVNVEGQMVSLLNLTKLLNLEIS is encoded by the coding sequence ATGAGTGACACCATAGAAACCATTAATAATCAGATAAACGATACGGATATTAATGCTGATGACAATGTTCAGCAGTACCTCACATTTATGATGGAAGAAGAAGAGTACGGTGTCGATATTTTAAGTGTGCAAGAAATCAGAGGTTGGGAAGAGGTCACAGTTATTCCGAACGCCCCTGCCTTTGTTAAAGGCGTGATTAATTTACGCGGCACAATTGTACCATTAATTGATTTACGAGCACGATTTAGCCTAGCTACTAAGCCATACACTGCGCTAACGGTGGTGGTGGTGATTAAAGTGGAATTTGAGCTCGACAATAAAATTATGGGTATCGTAGTCGATGCAGTGTCAGATGTGTACAGCATCGACGATGCTTCTATTAGCCAAGCACCAAGCTCAGGTGACAACGCTAACCATAGATACATAAAAGGATTGGTTAATGTTGAAGGGCAAATGGTGTCGTTATTAAACTTAACTAAGCTATTAAATTTGGAAATCAGCTAG
- a CDS encoding methyl-accepting chemotaxis protein, whose amino-acid sequence MVLAIAFSVYVIKTTIESLNMLNETFADISKGNFDTEVKIKTADELGKALESVDQMRIGLKEQIEESERLNKVNSRIKQALDVCQTNVMLANPDHEIIYYNDALINMMQANEAKIRQQVPQFNAQELIGMDAAIFYDNKAQEHVKLNELKQSAESRMEISGLTFDITVTPVFSAENERLGTVIEWDEITEELARSIEEKRIADENMRVRQALDNVSTSAMIADDQYNIIYTNEALQHLMQNAEADMRKDLPNFSANNLLNQNIDTFHKNPAHQRTLLNQLTKAYQTEISIGGRTFQLTANPIITNEGNRIGTVVEWLDRTSEVAVEKEVADLIAQAGSGDLTARIDEEGKEGFFSILANGLNQLVGIAQGVIDETAIMFDALAHGNLTKRIEADYEGVFDKLKRDANATADKLTDVIARISSSATMVASGADEIAQGNTDLSQRTEEQASSLEETASSMEEMTATVQQNAENSKVANELASDAKDRAQQGGEIVARAVSGMAEINEASNKIADIIGVIDEIAFQTNLLALNAAVEAARAGEQGRGFAVVAGEVRNLAQRSAAAAKEIKDLIRDSVTKVEDGTMAVNQSGETLKEIVEAVEKVSKMIADISVASQEQSSGILEVNKAIAQMDEMTQQNAALVEEASAAGESMAEQARAMSQLLSFFAISENGGGGFSSAPMQQAPAARLPSSSSFDSGSTSSGFSSGSNGSFVDSDEEWEEF is encoded by the coding sequence ATGGTATTAGCTATCGCATTTAGTGTGTATGTGATTAAAACAACGATTGAATCGTTAAACATGTTAAATGAAACCTTTGCCGATATTTCAAAAGGCAACTTTGATACCGAAGTGAAAATAAAAACGGCTGACGAACTGGGTAAAGCATTAGAGTCTGTTGACCAAATGCGTATTGGGTTAAAAGAGCAAATTGAAGAGTCCGAGCGGTTAAATAAAGTGAACTCTCGCATTAAACAAGCATTGGACGTATGCCAAACTAATGTCATGCTAGCTAATCCTGATCATGAAATTATTTATTATAACGATGCACTCATCAATATGATGCAGGCTAATGAAGCTAAGATCAGGCAGCAAGTGCCTCAATTTAACGCACAAGAGTTAATTGGTATGGATGCGGCCATATTCTATGACAACAAAGCGCAAGAGCATGTCAAACTGAATGAGCTCAAGCAAAGTGCAGAATCGAGAATGGAAATAAGTGGGTTAACCTTTGATATTACCGTTACGCCAGTGTTTTCTGCTGAAAATGAGCGCTTAGGTACAGTCATCGAATGGGATGAAATTACCGAGGAATTAGCGCGTTCGATAGAAGAAAAGCGTATTGCAGACGAAAATATGCGAGTGAGACAAGCACTAGATAATGTCTCAACATCGGCGATGATCGCAGACGATCAATACAATATCATTTACACTAATGAAGCTCTGCAACATCTTATGCAAAACGCTGAAGCAGATATGCGAAAAGACCTACCCAATTTCAGCGCAAATAATTTGCTAAATCAAAATATTGATACTTTTCATAAAAACCCTGCACATCAGCGTACACTGCTTAACCAGTTAACTAAAGCGTATCAAACTGAAATTAGCATTGGTGGGCGTACCTTCCAGTTAACCGCGAATCCAATAATCACTAATGAAGGTAATCGTATTGGTACCGTAGTTGAGTGGTTAGACCGTACGTCGGAAGTCGCGGTAGAAAAAGAAGTGGCAGACTTAATAGCGCAGGCGGGTAGTGGCGATTTAACCGCAAGAATTGATGAAGAGGGTAAGGAAGGTTTCTTTAGTATATTGGCAAATGGGTTGAATCAGCTGGTCGGTATAGCACAAGGCGTTATTGATGAAACCGCGATAATGTTTGATGCCTTAGCGCATGGTAATTTAACTAAACGTATTGAAGCCGACTATGAAGGAGTATTTGATAAGCTTAAACGCGATGCCAATGCTACCGCCGACAAACTTACCGATGTTATCGCGCGGATTAGCAGCTCTGCAACTATGGTAGCAAGTGGTGCAGATGAAATAGCTCAAGGCAATACCGACTTAAGTCAACGCACCGAAGAGCAAGCTTCCTCATTAGAAGAAACGGCATCAAGCATGGAAGAGATGACCGCAACCGTGCAACAAAATGCTGAAAATTCTAAAGTAGCCAACGAGTTAGCAAGTGATGCTAAAGATCGAGCACAACAAGGGGGCGAAATAGTCGCACGTGCGGTAAGTGGCATGGCAGAGATTAACGAAGCCAGTAACAAAATTGCCGACATTATCGGTGTGATAGACGAAATTGCTTTCCAAACTAACTTATTAGCGTTGAATGCGGCAGTAGAAGCAGCAAGAGCAGGGGAGCAAGGGCGCGGGTTCGCAGTTGTAGCTGGTGAAGTGAGAAACTTAGCACAGCGTTCAGCAGCGGCAGCCAAAGAAATTAAAGACTTAATACGTGACAGTGTGACCAAAGTAGAAGATGGCACTATGGCGGTCAATCAGTCAGGAGAAACGTTAAAAGAAATTGTTGAGGCAGTAGAGAAAGTTAGCAAAATGATTGCGGATATCAGCGTGGCGTCGCAAGAGCAAAGTTCTGGCATTTTAGAAGTCAATAAAGCCATTGCGCAAATGGACGAAATGACACAACAAAATGCGGCCTTAGTTGAAGAAGCGTCAGCAGCAGGCGAATCAATGGCTGAACAAGCAAGAGCAATGAGCCAGCTATTAAGCTTTTTTGCTATATCTGAAAACGGAGGTGGGGGCTTTAGTTCTGCACCTATGCAACAAGCACCAGCGGCGCGTTTACCATCATCCTCTAGTTTCGATTCTGGTAGTACCTCGTCAGGTTTTTCAAGTGGCTCGAACGGCAGCTTTGTTGATTCGGATGAAGAGTGGGAAGAGTTTTAA
- a CDS encoding CheR family methyltransferase: MLSNKEFPMREQDFVKVRDMVYDACGIVLGEHKREMVYSRLARRIRHYQFTDFATYLSFLENNKEQEFEEFLNSVTTNLTSFFRERHHFEFLKKTIVPEIKKRHRIDHRVRIWSAGCSTGEEPYSIAMQVASEFSGAQWDFKILATDLDTNVLAKASNGVYDIDGIKEEDKALCRKHFLFDKSSQQIKAKAELKECIFFKQLNLLTPWPMSQKFDVIFCRNVVIYFDQPTKDKLMKRYAERLVDGGYLILGHSETMSKSISEFEPLGKTIYRKVCQA; the protein is encoded by the coding sequence ATGTTAAGTAACAAAGAGTTCCCAATGCGGGAGCAAGACTTTGTGAAAGTACGAGACATGGTGTACGACGCTTGCGGTATTGTGCTTGGCGAGCATAAGCGTGAAATGGTGTATTCTCGCCTTGCAAGGCGCATAAGGCATTATCAGTTTACCGATTTTGCGACTTACTTAAGCTTTCTTGAAAACAACAAAGAGCAAGAGTTTGAAGAATTTTTGAACTCTGTCACTACCAACCTAACCTCTTTTTTCAGAGAGCGGCATCACTTTGAGTTTTTGAAAAAAACGATAGTCCCAGAAATTAAAAAACGCCACCGTATCGACCACCGAGTACGTATTTGGTCAGCAGGTTGCTCTACAGGTGAAGAGCCTTACTCGATTGCGATGCAAGTGGCTAGTGAGTTTAGTGGCGCTCAATGGGACTTTAAAATATTAGCCACTGACTTAGATACCAATGTACTTGCAAAAGCGTCTAACGGCGTTTACGACATCGACGGCATTAAAGAAGAAGATAAAGCATTATGTCGAAAGCACTTTTTATTTGATAAAAGCAGCCAGCAGATTAAAGCCAAAGCAGAATTGAAAGAGTGTATTTTTTTTAAGCAGTTGAATCTATTAACCCCGTGGCCGATGAGTCAGAAATTTGATGTGATTTTCTGTCGAAATGTTGTGATTTATTTTGATCAACCAACAAAAGACAAGTTAATGAAGCGCTATGCAGAGCGGTTGGTGGACGGTGGATACTTAATTTTGGGGCATTCTGAAACGATGTCGAAATCAATTAGTGAATTTGAACCGTTAGGTAAAACCATTTACCGCAAAGTGTGCCAAGCATGA
- the cheD gene encoding chemoreceptor glutamine deamidase CheD, with protein sequence MNSGPANLEKALPGFEDIKRYWDPTRKCIVAKLLPGEIYVTKHAEVLTTVLGSCISACIWDSVMGVGGMNHFMLPLKEMVSDHDTWQDADYLHRYGNWAMEFLINEVLKNGGSKKNLKVKIFGGGKIMSSLTDVGEGNIQFAMEYLQNENLPLIAHDVGGPWPRKVMFFPDSGRAKIRKLQELNNDTIQRRESQYLNNITVQQTQTADIELF encoded by the coding sequence ATGAATAGTGGCCCAGCAAATTTAGAAAAAGCGTTACCCGGGTTCGAGGATATTAAGCGGTATTGGGATCCCACGCGAAAATGCATTGTTGCTAAGCTATTACCGGGTGAAATTTATGTCACTAAACATGCAGAAGTATTAACCACGGTACTTGGCTCTTGTATCTCAGCCTGTATTTGGGATTCTGTGATGGGCGTTGGTGGCATGAATCACTTTATGTTGCCGCTAAAAGAAATGGTGAGTGATCACGATACTTGGCAAGATGCAGATTACTTGCACCGTTATGGCAATTGGGCGATGGAGTTTTTGATCAACGAAGTGTTGAAGAACGGTGGTAGTAAAAAAAACTTAAAAGTTAAGATTTTTGGTGGCGGTAAAATAATGAGTTCATTAACCGATGTGGGCGAGGGCAATATACAGTTTGCCATGGAGTATTTACAAAATGAAAACTTACCATTAATTGCGCATGATGTAGGGGGGCCGTGGCCAAGAAAAGTAATGTTTTTTCCAGATAGCGGCCGCGCAAAAATAAGAAAACTGCAAGAATTGAATAACGATACCATTCAACGCCGTGAGAGCCAGTATCTTAATAATATTACTGTTCAACAAACCCAAACAGCCGATATTGAACTATTTTAA
- a CDS encoding protein-glutamate methylesterase/protein-glutamine glutaminase, with translation MTKKINVLVIDDSPLIRSLLTEILNAAPDIRVIGTAEDPYDAREKIKRLQPDVLTLDIEMPKMDGISFLRNLMRLHPLPVIMISTLTEAGAPQTLQALSLGAVDFVAKPKQNVTEKLVEYAEDLYIKIRAAARARLTPLKSKTPPAKSSVSVANPNALTFKAGHIVAIGASTGGTEAIKEVVVRLPAHFCPIVIAQHIPPVFSTSFAKRLDTASAMTVHEAEDGMVLETGHVYIAPGDDHLIIKKLAVGRYQCVLTKTEPVNRHRPSVDVLFDSVALHAGRNVTAAILTGMGADGAKGLVNIKRAGAVTIAQDEQSSVVWGMPKAAIDIGGADKIAPLGDIADLLMRYASSKT, from the coding sequence ATGACTAAAAAAATAAATGTATTAGTTATCGATGACTCTCCATTAATTCGCTCGTTATTAACAGAGATCTTGAATGCTGCGCCTGATATTAGAGTAATAGGGACGGCTGAAGACCCCTACGACGCACGTGAAAAAATTAAACGCCTGCAACCAGATGTGCTCACACTTGATATTGAAATGCCGAAAATGGATGGCATAAGCTTCTTACGAAACCTAATGCGTTTACACCCTTTGCCAGTCATTATGATCTCAACCTTAACAGAAGCAGGTGCACCGCAAACGTTACAAGCGTTGTCGTTAGGCGCGGTTGACTTTGTTGCTAAACCTAAACAAAACGTCACTGAAAAGTTAGTTGAGTATGCCGAAGATTTATACATTAAAATAAGGGCGGCAGCACGTGCTAGGCTGACACCGCTAAAATCTAAAACTCCGCCTGCTAAATCGTCGGTCAGTGTGGCTAATCCCAATGCACTTACCTTTAAAGCAGGGCACATAGTTGCCATTGGTGCATCCACAGGTGGTACTGAAGCCATCAAAGAGGTTGTAGTGCGTTTGCCTGCTCATTTTTGTCCTATTGTGATTGCACAGCATATACCGCCCGTGTTTAGTACCTCTTTTGCAAAGCGGTTAGATACGGCCTCTGCCATGACAGTGCATGAAGCGGAAGACGGCATGGTGCTAGAAACCGGGCATGTTTATATCGCACCGGGTGATGATCATTTAATCATTAAAAAGCTGGCAGTGGGAAGGTATCAGTGCGTGTTAACAAAAACTGAACCGGTTAATCGCCATCGCCCGTCGGTTGATGTTTTGTTTGATTCAGTGGCGTTGCATGCGGGGAGAAATGTAACCGCTGCGATTTTAACTGGCATGGGGGCTGACGGGGCAAAGGGCTTGGTCAATATCAAACGTGCTGGTGCTGTTACCATCGCGCAGGATGAGCAATCTTCAGTGGTGTGGGGCATGCCCAAAGCGGCTATTGATATTGGTGGCGCTGATAAAATAGCGCCACTGGGGGATATTGCTGATCTCCTAATGCGTTATGCATCAAGCAAAACGTAA